GTCTTCAATTGCTGATTACCCACAACGCCCGAGTTTGGCGTCATTTCAACAATCTCCATTGACTGAGCTGGACGCTGGTTTATTTGCGCAGCTTGGTTATTTGAATTTTAATTACCTCATTGGCCAGCCATATGCCCGGTTTGCCGATTTAAATGACAGCATGCGGCTGCATAAAGCGACCTTAACTACATGGGCCATCCCAACACACCAAGCCATGCTGCATGCGATGCATCAGAGTAAGCGATTTGCCCGCGTTGCATGGACCAACTGGCTCGAAACCTGCAGCCACCGCAATGAAGAAGATTTTGCGGCCATCACCTTTACGCTGGCACCGGATGTGTATTGCGTTAGTTTCCGCGGCACGACGAATAAACTGGTTGGTTGGAAAGAAGATCTCAATATGAGCTTCATGCCGATCATTCCGGCGCAGCGACGGGCGTTGAGCTATCTGACTAAGCAAATCAGCCGTCATCCTGGCACCTATTATCTGACTGGGCACTCCAAGGGCGGCAGCCTCGCCACGTACGCGTTCGACCATCTGCCAGAACCGCTCGCCGATCAAGTTGCGCATGTTTATAGTTTTGATGGGCCAAGTGGTGTCCCACTCGACCCCAGCCATCGTGACCGCGTGACCAAGCTTGTGCCGCAAAGTTCGCTCATCGGCGTCAGTTTGGATCCGGCAACCAACTTTGAAGTCGTTAAAAGCCGCGTCAAATTATTCGGTCAGCATGATGTGCTCACCTGGAGCATTGCAGACGATACCTTCACGCACTTGCCGACAACGACTTGGGTTTCGCGCTATTTTCAAAAAACCTTCGCCTGTGGTTAGCCGGCCTTGATGCTAAGGCAACTGCCATCACTGTCGACGCTTTGTACCGAATCCTGCGCAGCGGCAATGCCATTACACTTGATGATCTGGCAAAAACCAAAAATCACTGGCGCCACTATTTCCATGCCTTCCGTAGTTTGGACAAACATCATCGCAAACAGCTAGGCCGTTCATTCCGCGGTCTGCTCGGCGCAATGGCGGGATCGTTGGTGCAAACCCATTAAAAGTAGCAAATGGGTATGATTGTCCCACAAAATGTCTAAGAAAAAACGTTCCGCCAGACAAGCAACCGTCTTGCGGAACGTTTTTGTTTGTGTTGACATTTTTGGGACATGTGCGACTATCGACCGCTCATAAAAATCACACAAACCGCATCACACCAGTACTCTATGATTCTTAGACCCGTGCTGAGCAAAAAAGACTTGTGCAAAATCAAAAATGCTTTGACAATGTTCTCAAGGGGGTAAAGGTATGCAGTTCAGTGACAAACTCAAAATGGCACGCCAACAGCAGCACTATACGCAGACACAAGTCGCCGAACAATTACACGTGTCACCGAAAACCATTTCCAGTTGGGAGAACGCTCGCAGTTTTCCTGACATTAGCACACTCGTCAAAATCAGCGACTTCTATGATATCTCATTGGATCGCTTACTAAGGGAGGATCAGACCATGATGGAACACTATGAAGCTATCGACAAACAAACAATACGCGACAAACGGATTTTTCAGGTCACTTATTTCTTTAATCTTGTGCTTATTTTTGGGTTTGTGATTGTTCGTATACTCAGCTACACCCCACCCATTTTGCAGCAAATTGGCGGTTGGTTAATGTTGGCATTCTTCGTCAATCTGATTGTCTTGGCGACACATTATCCGGACTATCGGCTATGGACCCGCTCATGGCCACGGAGAATCTTGTTAATCGTTCTCACTATTGGCTTTGCGACAATCTTCTTCCTTATTAACCAGGAACCGATAACTATTCCCGCGGGAGACAGTTACTACCAAAACGGTTACGCGGCTGGCGCACAGCTTCGCATGGTAACGTTTCCTATCATCCAAACCTTGAGTACCATTTTTGCTGTCTTTGGTTTTGAAAGTGTTTTAGATAAGAACTAACTTTTAATCATAACCGTTTTGTTCGCTGCGCTGACCTTCAAGTTCGGTGTTTGACCGAGTTTTTGTTACTTCTCGATTTTAGAAGCCAACACAAACCATACCGTATCAACAACCCTACGACCCTTATACGCCCTAACTTGCAAAAATACTGTACATTTTTAGCTATACCTTAGCAATAAAACAGGTGGTGAAAAACTTGCAACTTAGCGACAAGCTGAAACTAGTACGACAGCAACAGCACTACACGCAGACACAAGTCACCGAGCAATTACACGTGTCACCAAAAACCATTTCCAGTTGGGAGAACGCGCGCAGTTTTCCTGACATCGGCACACTTGTCAAAATCAGCGATCTCTATGACATCTCATTGGATCGTCTATTACGGGAGGATCGAACCATGATGGATCATTATGAAGCTATCGACAAACATGCATTACGCGATAAGCGGATTTTTCAGGTCACTTACTTCGTTAACCTTATACTTCTTTTAGGTATCGTGAGTTTGAAAATGCTCACTGTTATGCTGCCTTGGGTGCGTCAATATACTATTGGGTTAAGCTTGATATTCATTGTGAACCTGATTGTATTAGCAACGCACTATCCTGTTTATCATCAGTGGGTTCGTTCACGACCGAGACTAGCCTTATTCCTCATACTTCTTGTGGGACTCACGACCGCCTTAATTTTTATTGGCTTATATGAACCAATTATAGTCCCCGGTGGCAATAACGCGTATGCTCAGGAAGCTTATATAGCCGGTTCAAAGATGGGCATTGTTTTACGCGGCATGGCAGTAACTTTCAGTACCATCTTCATCGTCTTCGGTTCTGAAGAGACCTTGGACAAAAATTAGTCTTTTATTCATAGCATACTTGGCGCACAAAAATCACAATTCTGTTTCTTGCTTGGTCTTGAACCAAGCTTTTTTAGTTGATTATCAATTGAGATGCTTTTTTGATGGGTGGCTCATAATCCGCGCCACACCAACAACTCTACGATTCTTAGAGTCACTATTTTGCAAAAAGACTTGTACATTTTTAGTCACACCTTAACAATAGCAACAGGTGGTGAAGAATATGCAGCTTAGCGACAAGCTGAAATTGGCTCGGCAACAACAGCACTTGACCCAAACACAAGTTGCCAAGCAACTACATGTTTCAGCAAAAACAATTTCCAGCTGGGAGAATGCGCGTAGCTTCCCCGACGTCGGAACTTTGGTCAGTATCAGCGACTTTTATAACATTTCTTTAGATCAATTACTTAGGGAGGACCGTACAATGATGGAGCATTACGAAACAATCAGCAAACAGGCACAAAGAGACAAATGGTATTTCAAAATTACATATTATCTAAATGTCATCTTTGTTTTAAGCACCTTGGCTTTAAAAACCGTTCCGAATAACCTAGAGACTGTATCAAGGTGGGTTCTACTCGCATCAATTATCAATTTAATGGTCTTAGCGACCCACTATCCAAACTACCACGCTTGGATCGAAGGCAAAAGTCATAGAATGTTGTTGGGAATCTTCCTCGCATTGGGCATCATTTCTTTAACGCGCATTTTAGAATCAAGTTAGCCACTGTCTCAAAATTTTTTGGACAATAAAAAACATCAAGAACAGATATCCTGTATCATTGAAGTTCCTACACAAACAATGGAAGAGGATATTGTCTTGATGCAGAAACAGGATAGCACACACCGCCAAAAAGGTCAGCACTTAACATCACTCGAGCGCGGAAAAGTGGCCGGATTCCGCCAAGCTGGGAAGTCCAATCGTTGGATTGCTGCTGAAATTGGCGTCTGCCCGCAGACCATTAATAATGAAATCAAGCGAGGTACAGTAGATCAGGTCAAGAAGAGTAATGGCAAGCGCGTCTACCATCGACAATACCTGCCAGAGGCTGCTCAGGCACGTTACGAGACTGCACGCTTGAGCTGCCATCGTCCTGACAAGTTCGCCAGCGTACAGGTCTTCTTAGCCTGGTACGTACAGCGAGCTAAGCAGGACAAATGGTCGCCGGATGCTTCAATCGGCTATGCCAAGCGACACAAGCTGTTTACTCCTGAAGAGCTTGTTTGTGCCTCGACTTTGTACCAGTACATTGACGACCAACGCCTAGAGATTCGAAATATCGACCTGTTGGAGAAGACTAAGCGGAAGACCTCTCACCAGCACCACACCAAGGCTAAGCGCCTGGCTGGCCGCAGTATCGAGGAACGGCCTAAGGTCGTTGAACGATGCAGGCAGTTCGGTCACTGGGAGATGGATACCATTGTCGGTAAACGCAATGGCAAGGAGAGCGTCATCTTGACTCTGATTGAGCGCAAGACCCGTTGCCAACTTCTCCGCTTGATCGAAGGACGAGATGCAGACTCTGTGAGCTATGCATTGCGTGGAATCAAGCGCGAATGGGGAGCTTGCATCAAGACCATCACAGCCGACAACGGACCCGAGTTCACCGCCTTAAATACTGCTTTTGCTGGGACGGAAACTGAGATCTTCTACGCCCATCCTTACACGTCCTGCGACCGTGGCACCAACGAGGCACATAACCGGATGATCCGCCAGGACTTCCCTAAGGGCATGTCCCTAGATGACATTAGCCCTAGTCAAGTGCAGGCCACGCAAGACCGCTTGAATCAGTTGCCTCGCAAACAACAGGGCTACTGCACACCCCAGCAAAACTTTGAGGCCGAAGCTCGGCGCGTTCGCCGCATGGCCCAGTAGTCTCTCTAGCGCCACAACTTCTATTTGATAACGGCCTGTTCTGGGATTGTCCTCAACGACTGGCTAACTTGTTCTTGCAATTTACGAATATCGTTTATTAGGCAAACCGGCTACAAAGTCAGTGAAGTTTCCCTCGGTACTTGGCAACTGGGCGGCAAGTGGGGGGCACCGTTTGATGCCAAAGTTGCCCGCGAAACTTTGGAAGAAGCATACGCTCATGGCGTCAACTTCTTTGATACTGCCGATGGTTATCAAGGCGGTGAAAGCGAAAAAATGGTCGGCGCTTTTGTCAAACAGCATCCCGACGTTCATTTCACGACCAAAATCGGCCGTAAAGAAGAACCGTTGACTGCCGAGCATTTTGATCCTGATCATGTACGCCGCTATGTCGATGAATCATTACAAAATATGGGCTTGGACAGCCTGGATATTGTCTTGTTGCACTGCCCGCCAATGCAGGTCTACTACCAACCCGAGACTTTCTTTGCACTGGATGTCTTGCAAAAAGCCGGCAAGATCAAGCATTACGGTGTCAGCATCGAGCGCGCAGAGGAAGGCATTAAAGCTTTGGACTATGACACGGCTGTCGTTGAAGTGATTTTCAACATGTTCCGTCTGCGCCCTGCCGAAACCTTCTTCCCGCTGGCCAAACAACATGATGTTGGCATTCTCGCTCGCGTCCCATTAGCAAGCGGCTTACTGACCGGCAAGTTCGATGAAAACACCAAATTTGCCCCGACCGATCAACGAGCCAACAATCGTCACGGCGAGCACTTCAGCAAAGGTGAAACTTTCTCCGGCGTTGATTATCTAACCGGCGTTAAAGCTGCCCGCGAACTTAAGGAACGTCTCGGTTCAGATAACCTCGCCGCAACCGCACTTCGGTTTATCCTAATGTATGATGCTGTTTCAGCCGTCATCCCCGGTGCCAGCAACCCTACCCAAATCGAACGCAACACCGATGCTGCGGATGTACCGCCGCTGACGCCTGAACAAATGGCAGTGGTTAAAGATGTGTATGACCGCCTGATCAAAAATCCGGTTGGATACGAATGGTAACAGCTTAATCACTGTTGTCAAAAGCTGCCGCTCACCGATTTATATCGATGTAAGGGTACTTTTACACGCCACCGGAGTGTGATCAAGGCCAGCTCACATGTTAGCTAGGTGGCATCAGGATTTATGCACCACTCATCGCTGCCGGCAGCTTTCTTTGGCAACAGCGCTGTTGCGACATAACGATTTGCTTCATTGCTGACAAATCAAATCATTCAAGCAATCAACGCAACAACCCCACTTTGCCAAGCAAAGTGGGGTTGTTTGTGTGCTTCGGATGACTAGAGGCTCAATCGCTTTCCCGCCACCGTGAATCCATAATCAGACGCGCGGTAAATAAGCCCAGTGGCAAAAACATGATAATGAGTGCCGCGCGGGTCATCCATTCCGCGCCAACGCCAATGTTGTTAAGACCGATATTATACACAGCCCGATAAATATAAAGGCCCGGAACCATGATCACAATTGATGGCACGGTCAGTGAAATTCGCGGATAGCCATCGACACGATTAATCGCCGAGGCAATCAAGCCTGCGACCAAGGCACCGATAAACGCTGCCGCAGCTGGCGGAATCGTATTTAAATCCACCAGTTCAAGCCGCAACGTGTTGGCGACGGACCCGATCAAACCAGCCTGAACTGCCATGCGCCGCGGACTGTTGAACATCACGGAGAAACCGAAAACGCCACAAAAACTAGCGATGAGCCGGAAAATCAGTAAAAGTGCCGGATTAAGGCCTAAATCGGCAAAATTCTCTGGGCGCAAGTGCACTACCATGGCCACTAACCACCCAACCAATGAAGCGACAATCGTGATCATCAAAGCATATAACAGCCGCTCCATGCCTGAGCGCATATCCTGCTTGGAAATATCCAACATACTGGTGATGAACGGAAAGCCCGGAATGACGAACAACATGGCGCCGATATAGCCGGCTTCATGCCGTGCAGCAATCCCCAAGCTCATTTCCAGGCCTTGGAACACAAGAAAGTAAACCAGACAGGCAACCGCAACACTGACCCCGATGCACGCCAACAACGTCCAATTGCGCCGAATCATAATCCCGCGCAGCCAGTTACCGATACCCGCACCGACAAAACAACAAATCATCTCAATCGGACCGCCACCAAGCAGGAAAACGAAGGCACAGCAGGCCAATGCCGCGGCAAGACCTGCACGAAGCGGATCATAGTTGCCGGACATTTTCTGAATCTGATCAAGCCGGTGATGAATATCTCGTACCGTCTCTTTGGCATACTGCGCATCAAACTCGCGCACAAATCGTTCCAGCGCATCCAACTTGTCCGTGTTCACACCACTTTGCGGCAACGATAACACTTCGGAATAAGCGTGGTTATTGCTGAAGCAGGTATACGACAATGAAATTAACCCAATATCAGCCGAACACGACATCCGCAAGGCTCGCGCCACCGTGTTCATGGCTTCCCGAACCCGCCACGCCCCTGTGCCACACGCCAGCAGCATAATGCCAACCCGGCCAACAAGCGATGCCCGTTCCTCAAGCGTTGCATGATCCGCCTGACGTTCTTCGCTAACGATGACGTCATACCAAGGAATCTGCATATGGTGTTTTTCTGAAAGCGGTGGATTCCCCTGCGCCGCCTGATTACTTTTTGACGTCATAACTTGTGCCAATCCTTCTTCTTATAGGAATATTCGTTTTGAAAAATGAAAAGAAACATTCACTATTTTAGCACAACTTTAGCTGGCTTATTTTAAAATATCGCCGCACTTGTTACTGGCGATTGAACATTTTATCAACAAAATACTGCCAATATGTCTTTGTTCCGGTAATGACGGTTGCTTCTCCAGCGATGCCATAGTAGACCGACTGTTGATGTGTTTTAGACAAGTGTACCCTAGCCTGGGCTTTAAAGTAGTTGCCGGTTTTGGGATTCACGGTCGGTGCAACGTCAACTGCATAAATCCGGCCGGTTATCGTCATAGGCATCGGAACGTTCCGGGCAATTCGTAAGCGAACGTTTTGACCGCGTTTCAGGCTCATGACCTCGGCCGGCGAAATTGCCATCTTCAAATCAGCTTCTTTTTGCTTAGCCAAGTCCGGTAAGATCTGTGCTAAGACAGTGCCGGTGGAAATGTACTTGTTGCCACTTAAAGCTGCTTCAAGATGCAAAATACCAGCGGCTGGTGCTTTAACTTGGTAATTGTTGCGCTGATCTTTGAGTGCCGTCTGTTTTGACTCGCCTTCCTGAATGGCCTGCTGCACCTTCAGTTGCTCTGCCGCGATGGTTTGCTGCATTTTATTTTGCAAAGAAGCTAACTTTGCCTCATTCTGACCCGTTTGTTGCGCAGAAAGATCAGCTTGTTTTTGGTTGGCGCGTTGGGTTTTCAGTGCAGCAAGCGCCTCTTTTTCACTTGTTAGCAGATTTTGCAGCTGTGACTGGTATTGACCTTTTAAATTGGCGAGATTTGCCTACTCAGTATTTTTGGCTTCGGCTTGATATTGCCCATAAAGATAACCGTAAGCATGGTCAGCTTTTAGCGGCTGATCGGTTCGGATGGCGTTTTGAGCTTTGCGAATCGCTGCTATTTTATCCTCGCTGGCTTGCATACTGGTCTGTAACAATTGAACAATTTCTTTATTCTTGGCATTCGCCACGTTTTGAGTCGCATTCACGGCCTCCGACTCTAGTTCGTAAACTCGGCGTTGATTGAAATAATCGCGCACTTGTTGTTGATAGCCGAACTTGTCGGCAGTGGTAAAAAGATCCTTATTGGCGGCAATACTCCGATTGAGTGTGTCCAATTGGTCTTTTTGATCTTTTAGCGTGGCCAACTGTTGGTTCAACACCTTTAATTGTGCAGGATTCGCTACATCGTGATACACCAGCAGCGTCTCGCCTTTTTTGACCCGCTTGCCTTCCTTCATATGATTCGTCACAATCCGATTCGCCGCTGTCCCCTGAATGGTCACGGCCGTTTTAACTGGGGCAATTTCCGCCGCCGTTGTCACGGTCACTTCGCGTTTAGCAAAAATGAAAAAGAGCAACAGGCCTATAAACAGAATCGTTGTCGGCAAGATAATCATGGTCGAAAAATTGCGGTAATGATGGTTATAAAACTCGGTGGTCTCTAGTTTCTTAAGATCAATCATCGTCAACCTCCTTATTCACTCACCAACCGCGCATAATATCCCTTCTTCGCCAGCAGTTCGGCATGATTGCCCTGCTCAACAATTTCTCCATGATCCATCACCACAATCTGTTCGGTTTTAGCCGCGATGGTGAGTCGGTGGGTGACAAAAATAATCGTTCGATCTTTCATTGCTAATAACCGATCCACAATCCGCCGCTCTGTGATGGTATCCAGACTGCTAGTCGACTCATCAAAAATCAGCACTTTGGCCGGCGACAACAACGCGCGCGCAATCGCCAAACGCTGCTTCTGCCCGCCTGATAAAATGCTCCCGCTTTCCGTGAGCTTGGTCTGCCACATTTGCGGCAGATTCATAATATCCGTGGCAATCTCCTCAACGGCACATGCGTCTTCAAGTTGCGCCTGCGTCAAATCGGCACGACTACCTAACGTTAAGTTTTCCATCACCGATCCGGAAAAAATAAATGGTTCTTGCGGCACATACTCGATATATTGCCGCAGCGTCGTGAGCGCCACATCATCGATCTGCGCGCCATTAAAAGTGATTTTCCCCCTGCCTGTTTCGACCGGGTAAAAACCGACCAATAATTTAGCCAAAGTTGATTTGCCTGACCCACTCATGCCGACAATCGTGTATTTAGCGTTTGCGGGCACTTCAAGATGGACATGCTTCAAAATATCCTGACCAAATCCATACTTAAAAGAAACGTCATTCACAATGATGGCGCCATCGATCAAGCTGCGATCGGTCAGATGGCGCTGTTCTTTAAACTCAGATTCAACCAAATAAACCTCATTCAGCCGATTATTCGCCACCTTAGCCATTTGCAATTTTGGTTGCAAGTTAATGATGCTTTCTAACGGATTGGTGAAGTATGACAGCAAGGCATTGAACGTCAGCATCTGCCCCAAGCTCATCTTGTTAGCCATCACCAGACTCGCCCCAATCCACAACACCACCACATTCAAGACGAGTTTCAGCAACCCTTTGATAGCTTGTTGAAGTTGGTCAGCTTTCGCGTAATTGAATGACTTTTTTAAATACGTAACGAATTCACGGTCAACCCGTTCATAACTGACTTTTTCGCCTGTCAGCGACTTAATGGTCTCAATACCGTTCAGATCCTCAATAATCGATGAGCTCAAAATGGCATTGCTTTCCATTGTCTCTTGATTCAGCCGATTGAAAGAACGTTGAAACGCGAAAACAATCACCAAGTAACAAGGCACCGCAATTAAGGACACCAGGAACAATGTGGTATTTTGAATGCCCAAAACAATGCCTAAAATAAGCACGATCCAAACGTCAAGAAACAGGGTCATAATCGTATTCGCCAAGGCATCGATAATTTTATTGGCATCCGAAAACCGCGACACAATCTCCCCTGTCCGACGCGTTGCAAAAAAAGACATGGGTAATTCATACAGATGCCGAACGTAACCCAAAATAACGTCAATCGACAACCGCTGGCCTAAAACCGCCATCAAAAAGTTCTGACCATACGTCAAAACGGATTGGAGGATGTAGGCGAGAATCAAACCAGTGGCAATCATTCCTAACGTCGTCCGCATGGCACTGGGAATATAGGTATCAATGATCGATTGCAGAAAATACGACCCAACAATGCTAATCACCGTGACGTAAATTGCAAGAACAAGTTAGCCAGTCGTTGAGGACAATCCCAGAACAGGCCGTTATCAAATAGAAGTTGTGGCGCTAGAGAGACTACTGGGCCATGCGGCGAACGCGCCGAGCTTCGGCCTCAAAGTTTTGCTGGGGTGTGCAGTAGCCCTGTTGTTTGCGAGGCAACTGATTCAAGCGGTCTTGCGTGGCCTGCACTTGACTAGGGCTAATGTCATCTAGGGACATGCCCTTAGGGAAGTCCTGGCGGATCATCCGGTTATGTGCCTCGTTGGTGCCACGGTCGCAGGACGTGTAAGGATGGGCGTAGAAGATCTCAGTTTCCGTCCCAGCAAAAGCAGTATTTAAGGCGGTGAACTCGGGTCCGTTGTCGGCTGTGATGGTCTTGATGCAAGCTCCCCATTCGCGCTTGATTCCACGCAATGCATAGCTCACAGAGTCTGCATCTCGTCCTTCGATCAAGCGGAGAAGTTGGCAACGGGTCTTGCGCTCAATCAGAGTCAAGATGACGCTCTCCTTGCCATTGCGTTTACCGACAATGGTATCCATCTCCCAGTGACCGAACTGCCTGCGTCGTTCAACGACCTTAGGCCGTTCCTCGATACTGCGGCCAGCCAGGCGCTTAGCCTTGGTGTGGTGCTGGTGAGAGGTCTTCCGCTTAGTCTTCTCCAACAGGTCGATATTTCGAATCTCTAGGCGTTGGTCGTCAATGTACTGGTACAAAGTCGAGGCACAAACAAGCTCTTCAGGAGTAAACAGCTTGTGTCGCTTGGCATAGCCGATTGAAGCATCCGGCGACCATTTGTCCTGCTTAGCTCGCTGTACGTACCAGGCTAAGAAGACCTGTACGCTGGCGAACTTGTCAGGACGATGGCAGCTCAAGCGTGCAGTCTCGTAACGTGCCTGAGCAGCCTCTGGCAGGTATTGTCGATGGTAGACGCGCTTGCCATTACTCTTCTTGACCTGATCTACTGTACCTCGCTTGATTTCATTATTAATGGTCTGCGGGCAGACGCCAATTTCAGCAGCAATCCAACGATTGGACTTCCCAGCTTGGCGGAATCCG
Above is a window of Lacticaseibacillus casei DSM 20011 = JCM 1134 = ATCC 393 DNA encoding:
- a CDS encoding threonine/serine ThrE exporter family protein gives rise to the protein MTSKSNQAAQGNPPLSEKHHMQIPWYDVIVSEERQADHATLEERASLVGRVGIMLLACGTGAWRVREAMNTVARALRMSCSADIGLISLSYTCFSNNHAYSEVLSLPQSGVNTDKLDALERFVREFDAQYAKETVRDIHHRLDQIQKMSGNYDPLRAGLAAALACCAFVFLLGGGPIEMICCFVGAGIGNWLRGIMIRRNWTLLACIGVSVAVACLVYFLVFQGLEMSLGIAARHEAGYIGAMLFVIPGFPFITSMLDISKQDMRSGMERLLYALMITIVASLVGWLVAMVVHLRPENFADLGLNPALLLIFRLIASFCGVFGFSVMFNSPRRMAVQAGLIGSVANTLRLELVDLNTIPPAAAAFIGALVAGLIASAINRVDGYPRISLTVPSIVIMVPGLYIYRAVYNIGLNNIGVGAEWMTRAALIIMFLPLGLFTARLIMDSRWRESD
- a CDS encoding helix-turn-helix domain-containing protein; amino-acid sequence: MQLSDKLKLVRQQQHYTQTQVTEQLHVSPKTISSWENARSFPDIGTLVKISDLYDISLDRLLREDRTMMDHYEAIDKHALRDKRIFQVTYFVNLILLLGIVSLKMLTVMLPWVRQYTIGLSLIFIVNLIVLATHYPVYHQWVRSRPRLALFLILLVGLTTALIFIGLYEPIIVPGGNNAYAQEAYIAGSKMGIVLRGMAVTFSTIFIVFGSEETLDKN
- a CDS encoding aldo/keto reductase — its product is MSFIRQTGYKVSEVSLGTWQLGGKWGAPFDAKVARETLEEAYAHGVNFFDTADGYQGGESEKMVGAFVKQHPDVHFTTKIGRKEEPLTAEHFDPDHVRRYVDESLQNMGLDSLDIVLLHCPPMQVYYQPETFFALDVLQKAGKIKHYGVSIERAEEGIKALDYDTAVVEVIFNMFRLRPAETFFPLAKQHDVGILARVPLASGLLTGKFDENTKFAPTDQRANNRHGEHFSKGETFSGVDYLTGVKAARELKERLGSDNLAATALRFILMYDAVSAVIPGASNPTQIERNTDAADVPPLTPEQMAVVKDVYDRLIKNPVGYEW
- a CDS encoding helix-turn-helix domain-containing protein — protein: MQFSDKLKMARQQQHYTQTQVAEQLHVSPKTISSWENARSFPDISTLVKISDFYDISLDRLLREDQTMMEHYEAIDKQTIRDKRIFQVTYFFNLVLIFGFVIVRILSYTPPILQQIGGWLMLAFFVNLIVLATHYPDYRLWTRSWPRRILLIVLTIGFATIFFLINQEPITIPAGDSYYQNGYAAGAQLRMVTFPIIQTLSTIFAVFGFESVLDKN
- a CDS encoding IS30 family transposase, encoding MQKQDSTHRQKGQHLTSLERGKVAGFRQAGKSNRWIAAEIGVCPQTINNEIKRGTVDQVKKSNGKRVYHRQYLPEAAQARYETARLSCHRPDKFASVQVFLAWYVQRAKQDKWSPDASIGYAKRHKLFTPEELVCASTLYQYIDDQRLEIRNIDLLEKTKRKTSHQHHTKAKRLAGRSIEERPKVVERRRQFGHWEMDTIVGKRNGKESVILTLIERKTRCQLLRLIEGRDADSVSYALRGIKREWGACIKTITADNGPEFTALNTAFAGTETEIFYAHPYTSCDRGTNEAHNRMIRQDFPKGMSLDDISPSQVQATQDRLNQLPRKQQGYCTPQQNFEAEARRVRRMAQ
- a CDS encoding IS30 family transposase, which encodes MQKQDSTHRQKGQHLTSLERGKVAGFRQAGKSNRWIAAEIGVCPQTINNEIKRGTVDQVKKSNGKRVYHRQYLPEAAQARYETARLSCHRPDKFASVQVFLAWYVQRAKQDKWSPDASIGYAKRHKLFTPEELVCASTLYQYIDDQRLEIRNIDLLEKTKRKTSHQHHTKAKRLAGRSIEERPKVVERCRQFGHWEMDTIVGKRNGKESVILTLIERKTRCQLLRLIEGRDADSVSYALRGIKREWGACIKTITADNGPEFTALNTAFAGTETEIFYAHPYTSCDRGTNEAHNRMIRQDFPKGMSLDDISPSQVQATQDRLNQLPRKQQGYCTPQQNFEAEARRVRRMAQ